One genomic window of Actinoplanes lobatus includes the following:
- a CDS encoding ATP-binding protein has protein sequence MPDEDDPLADAERIFQAYVTSGGADAHELPRAAHHYRHALTTLPNDHPLRPPVTANLMACLRALFLTSADPTHLDDAITLGRQQLDQAGPTAPLPLAFHTSLAGVHNARFQHTQDLADLDATLNHLHAAADLARHTEPGMLPALRSNLAFTLRLRYDITRNHDNLDEAITLARSAHQDAPAAVRPKIAYMLSSIHMLRHRDLGTRTDLDEALHLAIDVVDHTRQDHPEYSGYLAHLAALEVEHHQRTHDPQSRERAAAHYERLLDLLDTAPAIRPIVIANWAQILETAERQPGALALVTRMLPELEAAVEEARGSAHRPATLTALARAHLAVHALRGTPENLHTAITSAEEAVATTPPEHPDHAEHSISAAAARLARWSTRGDHTDLDRAGTLLTAAANHPTAAPAVRIQAAHALIAARTTADDTAGADHAARQAVDLLPAVAWPGVPRADQEFRLAQVADVSNDATAAVLSAGHHCGEAVEINEAGRAVLWAHLLNQRTDLAAVHAVAPHLATAMARVRRDLA, from the coding sequence ATGCCCGACGAAGACGACCCCCTCGCCGACGCGGAACGCATCTTCCAGGCCTACGTCACCTCCGGCGGCGCGGACGCCCACGAACTCCCCCGAGCCGCCCACCACTACCGGCACGCACTGACAACACTGCCCAACGACCACCCCCTGCGCCCGCCGGTGACCGCGAACCTGATGGCCTGCCTCCGCGCCCTCTTCCTGACCAGCGCCGACCCCACCCACCTCGACGACGCGATCACACTCGGCCGGCAACAACTCGACCAGGCCGGACCGACGGCACCACTCCCACTCGCCTTCCACACCAGCCTGGCCGGCGTCCACAACGCCCGATTCCAGCACACCCAGGACCTGGCCGACCTGGACGCCACCCTGAACCACCTGCACGCCGCCGCCGACCTGGCCCGCCACACCGAACCCGGCATGCTCCCCGCACTCCGATCCAACCTGGCCTTCACGCTACGACTGCGCTACGACATCACCCGCAACCACGACAACCTCGACGAAGCGATCACCCTCGCCCGCAGCGCCCACCAGGACGCACCCGCCGCCGTCCGCCCCAAAATCGCCTACATGCTCAGCTCGATCCACATGCTCCGCCACCGCGACCTCGGCACTCGCACCGACCTCGACGAGGCACTGCACCTCGCCATCGACGTCGTCGACCACACCCGGCAGGACCACCCCGAATACAGCGGCTACCTGGCACACCTCGCCGCCCTCGAAGTCGAACACCACCAGCGCACCCACGACCCACAGTCCCGCGAACGCGCGGCCGCCCACTACGAACGACTCCTCGACCTACTCGACACCGCCCCCGCCATCCGCCCGATCGTCATCGCGAACTGGGCACAGATCCTCGAAACCGCCGAACGGCAACCCGGCGCGCTCGCCCTGGTCACCCGCATGCTCCCGGAACTCGAAGCAGCCGTCGAGGAAGCCCGCGGCAGCGCTCACCGCCCCGCAACCCTCACCGCACTCGCCCGCGCCCACCTCGCCGTCCACGCCCTTCGCGGAACCCCGGAGAACCTGCACACCGCGATCACCTCGGCCGAGGAGGCCGTCGCCACGACCCCACCCGAACACCCCGACCACGCCGAACACTCGATCTCCGCCGCCGCCGCAAGACTCGCCCGCTGGTCCACCCGCGGCGACCACACCGACCTCGACCGGGCCGGCACACTCCTCACGGCCGCCGCGAACCACCCGACCGCCGCACCCGCCGTCCGAATCCAGGCGGCACACGCACTGATCGCCGCCCGCACGACAGCCGACGACACCGCAGGCGCCGATCACGCCGCCCGGCAGGCCGTGGACCTGCTGCCGGCCGTCGCCTGGCCCGGCGTCCCACGGGCCGACCAGGAATTCCGGCTCGCCCAGGTCGCCGACGTCAGCAATGACGCCACCGCGGCCGTCCTCTCCGCCGGCCACCACTGCGGCGAGGCGGTCGAGATCAACGAGGCGGGCCGTGCCGTGCTCTGGGCCCACCTGCTGAATCAGCGCACCGACCTGGCAGCGGTCCACGCGGTCGCCCCACATCTCGCCACCGCGATGGCCCGGGTTCGCCGCGACCTCGCCTGA